Proteins encoded within one genomic window of Episyrphus balteatus chromosome 1, idEpiBalt1.1, whole genome shotgun sequence:
- the LOC129905568 gene encoding zinc carboxypeptidase-like, giving the protein MKLFILISALAVFGVSWAEQLRYDNHTVYKVLIENENQLTIVKHLSTLPNGYNLWKPFHGVGSDAHIMVSPKMKSAFDSLMKLNDFGTEVLIENVQSLIDEESSSYKRDATFGWTSYHSLDTIYDWIDDIIAEYSNIVTPFVIGKSYEGREIRGIKISSKDGNPGIFIETNVHAREWITSATVTYFINQLLTSDRAELKNMRENIDWYIIPVYNVDGFVYSHEKDRMWRKSRQPVSGSNCMGADINRNFDSHWMENGGALSDPCAETFGGPKPFSEPEAQALADFVTNIQDKINIYLSFHSYGQYLLCPYGHSATELPTNYADLLEIGKAAADAISRPYGTKFTYGSTGSVLYVASGTSVDWMFNERNIKVGWTFEFRDKGRYGFVLPATHIKPNAEEAVEGVIALVEKSSALGYL; this is encoded by the exons ATGAAGCTATTCATTTTAATTAGTGCCCTTGCGGTTTTCGGTGTAAGTTGGGCCGAACAACTTCGATATGACAATCATACAGTTTACAAAGTgttaattgaaaatgaaaatcaaCTGACAATAGTCAAACATTTGAGTACACTTCCTAATGGG tACAATCTATGGAAACCATTTCACGGAGTTGGAAGTGATGCACATATTATGGTTAGTCCTAAAATGAAAAGTGCTTTTGATAGTTTGATGAAACTAAATGATTTTGGAACTGAAGTCTTAATTGAAAATGTCCAAAG TCTCATTGATGAAGAATCAAGTTCTTACAAACGTGATGCTACTTTTGGGTGGACCTCTTATCATAGTCTTGATACAATCTACGATTGGATTGATGATATTATCGCAGAATACTCAAATATCGTAACACCTTTTGTCATTGGCAAATCATATGAAGGCCGTGAAATTCGTGgtattaaaatttcttcaaaagatgGAAATCCCGGCATTTTCATCGAAACCAATGTTCATGCTCGCGAATGGATAACTTCAGCTACAGTTACTTACTTTATAAACCAATTGCTAACCTCAGATCGTGCTGAATTGAAAAATATGCGTGAAAATATTGACTGGTATATTATTCCTGTTTATAATGTTGATGGATTTGTTTATAGTCATGAAAAG GACCGCATGTGGCGTAAATCACGTCAACCAGTATCCGGCTCAAATTGCATGGGTGCCGATATCAATCGTAATTTTGATTCCCATTGGATGGAAAATGGTGGAGCCTTATCCGATCCCTGTGCTGAAACCTTTGGAGGACCTAAGCCTTTCTCTGAACCCGAAGCACAAGCTTTAGCTGATTTCGTTACAAATATTCAAGACAAAATCAATATTTATCTGTCATTCCATTCGTATGGTCAATATTTATTGTGTCCTTATGGACATTCAGCCACAGAACTCCCAACCAATTATGCCGATCTTTTGGAAATAGGAAAAGCTGCTGCCGATGCTATTAGTAGACCTTATGGAACTAAATTTACTTATGGATCTACTGGAAGTGTTTTAT ATGTTGCATCAGGAACCTCAGTTGATTGGATGTTTAACGAACGAAACATTAAAGTTGGTTGGACTTTTGAATTCCGAGATAAGGGTCGTTATGGTTTCGTTCTCCCAGCAACACATATCAAACCGAATGCTGAAGAGGCTGTTGAAGGCGTTATTGCTCTTGTTGAAAAATCTAGTGCTCTTGGCTACTTGTAA